One region of Ktedonobacterales bacterium genomic DNA includes:
- a CDS encoding N,N-dimethylformamidase beta subunit family domain-containing protein — MARSFHPYLSRFKGWWAFWSLPRLLLLMSIPIILASCTALFGSDPPPTREGKGSLIAQENARKGSASWLIPTNRAASTQIQVYASALSALPGQTVTFYVSVQQAGTSYTIDIYRLGWYGGAGARLMQSTKQVGQAQGYYDYSKKELVDCHSCLVDPKTRLIEARWQPSFKLRIPDNWITGVYLAKLTGAADKQTFLTFDVRGNPHSTYVAVTSDTTYAAYNDWGGYSLYHGPDGSDATRASKVSLDRPASVGASVQGLPYEIDAIRWMERQGYDLSYISSVDLNDDPQQLLNHRAYLDLGHDEYWSEAMRDGVESARNAGVGLAFLGANDGYWQIRFEPDSMDRADRTIVCYKDLKTDPFYGLDNRHVTVHWRDDLLSRPENALIGIMWSNFANQPPGFPWQVNQQVSSPLLAGTGLQPGEAYGCDLVGYEWDRVFHNGATPPGLRVLSVSATVAADGTHDFSNTTYYIAQSGAMVFATGSIYWSYALDSLRLLQPAEGCAHHTSPIPGMQKLLANVMAALVVHQAPAPTPTATATR; from the coding sequence ATGGCTCGTTCCTTTCATCCATATTTATCACGTTTCAAGGGGTGGTGGGCATTCTGGAGCCTACCTCGACTGCTCCTGTTGATGAGCATTCCTATCATTCTGGCAAGCTGTACTGCGCTGTTCGGCTCGGACCCCCCACCAACGCGGGAGGGAAAAGGTTCACTCATCGCGCAAGAGAACGCGCGAAAGGGTTCAGCAAGCTGGCTCATTCCAACAAACCGGGCTGCTTCCACACAGATTCAAGTATATGCCAGCGCCTTATCGGCGCTGCCAGGGCAAACGGTCACGTTTTATGTCAGTGTCCAGCAAGCAGGGACATCGTATACCATTGATATTTACCGGCTGGGCTGGTATGGGGGGGCAGGCGCGCGCCTGATGCAATCTACCAAACAAGTCGGGCAGGCACAGGGGTATTATGATTACAGTAAGAAGGAGCTTGTTGATTGTCATTCCTGCCTGGTTGATCCCAAAACACGCCTGATCGAAGCTCGCTGGCAACCCTCGTTTAAGCTGCGCATCCCAGATAATTGGATTACAGGAGTCTACCTGGCTAAATTGACTGGCGCGGCTGATAAGCAAACGTTCCTTACTTTCGATGTGCGCGGCAACCCGCATTCGACGTATGTGGCCGTTACATCCGATACAACCTATGCAGCCTATAATGACTGGGGAGGGTATAGCCTGTATCACGGGCCTGATGGTTCGGACGCCACGCGCGCCAGTAAAGTTTCTCTTGATCGGCCTGCATCTGTGGGCGCTAGTGTGCAGGGTCTGCCTTACGAAATTGATGCTATTCGCTGGATGGAACGCCAGGGCTACGACCTCTCATACATCAGCAGTGTTGATCTGAACGATGACCCGCAACAATTACTCAACCATCGCGCCTATCTCGACCTCGGTCACGATGAATATTGGTCAGAAGCGATGCGCGATGGGGTGGAAAGCGCCCGCAACGCGGGCGTGGGCCTGGCGTTTCTCGGAGCGAACGATGGGTACTGGCAAATCCGCTTCGAGCCGGACAGCATGGACAGAGCGGATCGCACGATTGTCTGTTATAAAGATCTCAAAACAGACCCTTTCTATGGCCTTGATAATCGCCATGTGACCGTCCACTGGCGTGACGATCTCCTGAGCCGTCCAGAGAACGCCTTAATTGGTATTATGTGGTCCAACTTTGCAAACCAACCACCAGGATTTCCCTGGCAGGTGAATCAGCAGGTGTCATCACCACTTCTGGCCGGAACGGGCCTTCAGCCAGGGGAAGCATACGGCTGCGATCTTGTTGGTTATGAATGGGACCGCGTCTTTCATAACGGCGCAACCCCGCCAGGATTGCGCGTGCTGAGCGTCTCGGCTACTGTCGCCGCCGATGGCACACACGACTTCAGCAACACGACCTACTACATTGCTCAATCGGGCGCAATGGTGTTTGCCACAGGTTCTATCTACTGGTCCTATGCGCTTGATAGCCTGCGCCTGCTTCAGCCAGCCGAGGGGTGCGCTCATCACACCTCGCCTATTCCTGGCATGCAAAAGTTACTTGCAAATGTCATGGCCGCGCTGGTAGTTCACCAGGCGCCTGCTCCAACCCCTACGGCAACCGCGACTCGCTAA